The genomic window CCGGATCGAACACGTCCGCGAGCGACTCCACGAGAGCCAACTGCTTTCCGAACGCCAGCTCGAGGTGATCGTCGCGGCCGTCGACGAGGGATACTACGACACCCCGCGGCGCTCGTCGCTGACCGAACTGGCCGACCACCTCGACATCGCCAAGTCGACCTGTAGCGAGACGCTCCACCGGGCCGAGGAGGCGATCATCAAGCGGTTCGTCGAGGACCTGCCGAGCGTCGACAGCGAGGAGCCGCTCGAGGAGGAACTCGCGAGCACGTAGATAGGGGCACGTCGGTGTGGTGAGAGTCGAGTCTCTCGGGATCGCTCGCCGATCGAGCACGTGTCCCGTGACGGCGGGCCGTTCGATTACAACGAGTCTCTTTTTCTCCCGACCGCGGTCCGAAAACTGAGGGGGTTCAGCCCTCCGTCGCCCGGCTCGAGCCCGGTTCGCTGTCGATCCCATCTCGCGCCCTGTCTTAAAACAGCGAATATGTTCGCATCGATTCTCACGCGCTGGAAATCGACTCGATACTTCATCCGAGTACGGTTGTGAGACGGGGAACGAGGAGCAACAAATGAACGATTTGAAGTGCATGCTTTCGAGTACAACCAGCATGACACCAGCGTCATATTCAGAGGTGTTCTGATCTAATGAGTACGGACGATGAATCATTCCACCCGCTCGGCGAAGAGTGGGAGGACGAACTCGAGACGATGCTCGACGATACCGAGTACGACAGCGACCTCGGTATGGAGATGGCCCAGGACGCGATGCGGGTCACGAAGGGCGAACTCTCCGAGTCCGAATTCCACGAGCGCTATCACGAGGACGTGATGGAGGAGTTCGGCGAGGACGAACGCCCGACCAAGGAAGCCTACGAGGCGGCACAGGAGGAGGCGAAAGGAACCGCCTCCAACATGCTCGATGCCTTCGACGGCGACGGCGGCGAGACCCGCCGCGAGACGATGAAGAAGATGGGCGTCGGCGCGGCGGCCGTCGGAGTGGGTGCCTTCGGTGCCACCCACGACCCACCCGAACAGAGCCTCAGCGCCGCTGAAGGCGGCCACTCGGAGACCACCGAACACAGCGACACCCAGTGGGGGATGACGATCGACCTCGAACGCTGTGACGGCTGTCTCTCCTGTATGACTGCCTGTACCCAGGAAAACAGCCTCGATCAGGGGGTCAACTGGATGTACGTCATGGCATTCGAGGACGAACTCACGTCTTCTTCGTCCCCGCAACCCGACGTAGTCGGTGGCAAATCCGACTTCAACATGCTCGTGCGACCGTGCCAGCACTGTACGGACGCTCCCTGTGAGAAGGTCTGTCCGACGACGGCCCGTCACACCCGCGACAAGGACGGCCTCGTCCTGACCGACTACGACGTCTGTATCGGCTGCCGGTACTGTCAGGTCGCCTGTCCCTACGGGGTCAACTACTTCCAGTGGGACGAGCCCGATACGGACTACAGCGAACTCGACGAGAGTCACACGATGGGCGAGTACGAGCACGGCGAGCGCTGGGTCGACAGCCGTGCGCCCCGCGGAACGATGAGCAAGTGTACGATGTGTCCGTCCCACCAGGACGGGAAACGGGGCGACGAAAAGGTCGGTACGTCCGCGTGTGAGGAGGTCTGCCCGCCCAACGCGATCCAGTTCGGGAACGTCAAGGACGAAAAGAGCGATCCCTCCCAGCACCGCGAGCACCCGATCAAGAGCCGGGCCGTCATCGACGTCGAACGCGACGTGCCCTCGCCCGACACGCTCGACGAGAACCTCAGCGAGGACGACGACCTCGCGTCCGCGACCGAGGCCGTCGAGGACCTCACCACCGAACTCGTCAGCATCATGAAGGCGATCGAGATCGTCAGTCGGGACACCGAGACCGATCCGGGCGAGGAGGAGAACAATACGATCCTCCAGAAACAGGAGACGATCCTCGAGGTGCTCGAGACGCTCGAAAGCTACGTCGACCTCGAGAGCGAGGACGTCCTCGCCGAACTACAGCTCGGCTCGGGCGAATCCGACGACGCGATGGTCCGACTCCAGCAGTTCGCCGGCAACCCCAGCGCGAAGTTCAAGCTGCTCGAGGACATCGGGACGAACCCGAACATCACCTACCTCGGTCAGGAACCCGGACCGGAGGCCGAACAGGTCGAGGGGCCGACCAAGTACGAGGACGTAGGAGACCTCGTCGACAAGCGACAAGACATCCTCGACGAAGGGACCGTCGGCCGCGTTGACGGGGTGTCGTTATGAGCACGAAGATGCCGTCCGAGGAGGACATCCTCCGGCCGATCAACACGCTCACGACGAAGTACTTCATCATGTACGGCGCTGCGGCCCTCGGCCTCGTGGCCTTCCTCGTGGCCTGGGCCTACCAGCTCCAGCAAGGGCTGATCGTCACCGGCCTCGGCGACTGGGGCTCCGGTGGCGGTTCGACCTGGGGGCTGTACATCGGCGCGTTCATCTGGTGGGTCGGCGTCGCCCACGGCGGCATCATCCTCTCGGCCGCCGTCCGCCTGCTCGGCATGGATCGGTACCTGCCGATCGCCCGTATCGCGGAGATGACGACGATCGGCGGCCTCTCGGCCGCCGGCTTCTACATCCTGGTCCACATGGGCCGGCCAGACCGGATGGTCACGAGCGTCATCGGTCACTACCACATCACGGTCAACAACTCGCCGCTGGTATGGGACGTGACGGTCATTACGGCCTACTTCGTGCTGTCGGCGACCTACCTCGGCCTGACGCTGCGCTACGACGTCGCTCGGCTGCGCGATCAGCTCCCGTCGTACGCCCCGAAGATCGGTAGCTTTCAGCTTCCGGACCTCTACGGGCTGATCTACGGCACGCTGACGATCGGCTACACCAAGAAGGAAGACAAGATCATCGATCGGATGGTCTGGTGGCTCGCGGCCGCGGTCATCATCATGGCACCGCTCCTGCTCCACGGCGGCGTGATTCCGTGGCTGTTCTCGGTGCTCCCGGCGATGCCCGCGTGGACCGGCGCGATTCAGGGACCGATGTTCCTGAGCATCGCGCTGATGTCGGCGATCAGCGGCGTGATTATCATCTCCTACGCCTTCCGTCGCGCCTACGGATGGGATCACATCATCACCGACGACATCTTCCGCGGGCTGCTCCTGTGGCTCGGGTTCTTCTCCCTGCTGTTCCTCTGGTTCCAGCTCCAAACGATCCTCAACGGTTCGTTCCTCGGACCGCTCGACCAGGCACACGCGACCGAAGCGAAGATCTCCAACCCCATCTACCGCGTCGCGATGGGGATGGTGTTCGCCACGCTCGTGTACATCTTCGTGCAGGGAATCCGCCCGGCGCTGTTCAGCAAGAAGCGGGCGCTCATCGCCAGCGTTGCGGTCCTCACCGCGACGCTGACCGAGAAGGTCCTGTTCGTCGTCGAGGGGTTCATGGACCCGCACTTCAACATCTACGAAGCGGTTCCCGGGGAGTACTTCCCGAGCG from Natrinema versiforme includes these protein-coding regions:
- the nrfD gene encoding NrfD/PsrC family molybdoenzyme membrane anchor subunit; protein product: MSTKMPSEEDILRPINTLTTKYFIMYGAAALGLVAFLVAWAYQLQQGLIVTGLGDWGSGGGSTWGLYIGAFIWWVGVAHGGIILSAAVRLLGMDRYLPIARIAEMTTIGGLSAAGFYILVHMGRPDRMVTSVIGHYHITVNNSPLVWDVTVITAYFVLSATYLGLTLRYDVARLRDQLPSYAPKIGSFQLPDLYGLIYGTLTIGYTKKEDKIIDRMVWWLAAAVIIMAPLLLHGGVIPWLFSVLPAMPAWTGAIQGPMFLSIALMSAISGVIIISYAFRRAYGWDHIITDDIFRGLLLWLGFFSLLFLWFQLQTILNGSFLGPLDQAHATEAKISNPIYRVAMGMVFATLVYIFVQGIRPALFSKKRALIASVAVLTATLTEKVLFVVEGFMDPHFNIYEAVPGEYFPSAIEWLSLVGTAALVALLFLNLSKLVPVVELHAVEHLRGDHEHSEEATEPEVEA
- a CDS encoding 4Fe-4S ferredoxin N-terminal domain-containing protein — its product is MSTDDESFHPLGEEWEDELETMLDDTEYDSDLGMEMAQDAMRVTKGELSESEFHERYHEDVMEEFGEDERPTKEAYEAAQEEAKGTASNMLDAFDGDGGETRRETMKKMGVGAAAVGVGAFGATHDPPEQSLSAAEGGHSETTEHSDTQWGMTIDLERCDGCLSCMTACTQENSLDQGVNWMYVMAFEDELTSSSSPQPDVVGGKSDFNMLVRPCQHCTDAPCEKVCPTTARHTRDKDGLVLTDYDVCIGCRYCQVACPYGVNYFQWDEPDTDYSELDESHTMGEYEHGERWVDSRAPRGTMSKCTMCPSHQDGKRGDEKVGTSACEEVCPPNAIQFGNVKDEKSDPSQHREHPIKSRAVIDVERDVPSPDTLDENLSEDDDLASATEAVEDLTTELVSIMKAIEIVSRDTETDPGEEENNTILQKQETILEVLETLESYVDLESEDVLAELQLGSGESDDAMVRLQQFAGNPSAKFKLLEDIGTNPNITYLGQEPGPEAEQVEGPTKYEDVGDLVDKRQDILDEGTVGRVDGVSL